From a region of the Cucumis sativus cultivar 9930 chromosome 6, Cucumber_9930_V3, whole genome shotgun sequence genome:
- the LOC101207670 gene encoding transcription and mRNA export factor ENY2, with the protein MRASINRPPTPEPEDDREHQPTFQESINIKLIESGEKERLKELLRERLIECGWKDEMKALCRAYVRKKGRNNVSVDDLVQVITPKGRASVPDSVKAELLQRIRSFLGSTAI; encoded by the exons aT GAGGGCTTCTATTAATCGGCCTCCGACGCCTGAACCGGAGGATGATCGAGAACACCAACCCACTTTTCAAGAATCAATCAACATCAAG CTGATTGAAAGTGGTGAGAAAGAGCGGCTGAAAGAGCTCTTGAGAGAGAGGCTCATTGAATGCGGCTGGAAAGATGAGATGAAAGCACTTTGCAG GGCATATGTAAGGAAGAAAGGAAGGAACAATGTCAGTGTTGATGACCTTGTGCAGGTCATTACTCCAAAAGGCAGAG CCTCAGTTCCAGATTCAGTGAAAGCCGAGCTGCTGCAGCGCATCCGATCTTTCCTTGGATCAACAGCCATCTAA